GGTTTAGTCGGAACAACTCTCCCCAGCGCGACGCGTCTCCCAACATCCGCCGGGCGATTACTGCTAAGTCGTCGCCTGGCTGCACGATGTAAGTCGTGGCCGGCGGTTGCGGCGGATTGGCGAGCGGCTGGGGCGTCTGCGTGGGTACCAGGCGTTGCCCCGGGATAAAGCTGCCGCTCTCGATCATCTGCTGTACCCAAGCCGGATCGGCCTGCTTGGTAACGCCCTGCTCGACGTCATTGGCGACTTCGATGGTCGGGGGCAAGCGATGCGGCGTGTTGTCGGCGACCGGCGCCGCGACCTTGGTCGTACTGGCGTTTTGGGCCGGGACGTATTGCTTGGCCGGCAGCGTCGCCGAGGCGGCCGTCGAAGCGAAGGCGCGATTCAGTCGCGGTTGTGGCTTCGGCTTGGTCGCTGTCGCGACTGGCGTTTGGACAGGCTCAAGCTTCCTCTCGCCAGTCTTCCAAGCAGGCGCGGCAGACGCAATCTCCCGCGGGGCAGCGGTCACGACCGGGCGAGACGGCAGCGGCTGCGCTTCGACCAGCGGCGCCGGTTTGATCACTGCGGCGACCGGCGGCGCTGCGGGCTTCGGCTCGGTTGGCTTCTCACCCACGAAACGAAGCGACGCTTGGGGCGATGTCTCGGCAGCCGGCGCTTCCGCGACTGCGGTCGGCGGTGGGCTGTAGGTCGACGGCTCACCCAGCGATACCGCCGGAGCAAGCGACTCGGTCGCCGCCGACTGCGCCGCTTTTGAACCAGTCATACTGCTGGCCAATCGTGAGGCCAGCGAACCGAGCAACGAGCCAGCGCTCGACATGATCGGCACTGCATTGTTGTCGTTTGATTTCTCTTCCGCTGCGGCAGGCGCCGGATCTGAATTCGTCGAGAAACGCGACTTGAGCGCCGCCATCGAATCGGCGGCGAGTGACGCCAGCGGCTCGGCTGATTTCTCCACGGTCGGTTCGCTGGGGGCAGGCGTCTCCTGCGGCGGAGCCGAGAATCGGCTGGCGAATTTGCTCAGCGGCGGAGCAGCTTCAATCGGCGTATCGTCGATCTCAGCGACCGGTTTTGCAGTCTTCTCGGCGGGATTGGCGGCAACTTGATCCGCGTCCATCGGAATCGCGAATCGGGACGCCGGCGAGGCGGTTGGCTGCGTCGCTTCCGCGCTAGCCTCGCTCGGCTCTTGATAGACGTAGGTCGCGGTTGGCTGTGCGGGGATGGTGATCGTCGGCACGAGCGACGGTTTGCCGGGGACTTGATCGGCAGGAATGGTCGGCGCCGGGCCATGGTCTCGGGCGACCTGCGCAAGCAGCCACATCCGCTTGACGGCAGCGTACAAGAGGATCGCGGCCAGACAGCCAACGATCGCAAATCCGATTCGAGCTTCCTTGCGCACGGTGTTCACTCCTTGCAACCGCCTCCTTCCTTACGGCCGGCAGTCGACGCTAGCTGGAGCCGCTATTTGACTCAAGCCCAATTCCTCGCATTGGCGCACTAGACGCGACGCGCTACACGCAGCTTCGCGCTGCGACTGCGAGGGTTTCGTAATATCTCCTCCTCGGTAGGGATTATCGGCTTTTTGGTCACCGGTTCGAGGCGTGGATCTTCGCGAAACGCTTCTTTTACTCGGCGATCTTCCAGCGAGTGGAAGCTGATGATGGCGATTTTGCCGCCTAAGCGGATGAAATCAGGCGCCGTCTGCAGGATGCTTTCAAGCGAGCTAAGCTCTCGGTTCACAGCAATTCGCAGCGCTTGGAAGGTGCGCGTCGCCGGATGAATCCGCTCGCGAGCGCCGCGGGCCGGGTAGCAGCTAGCACAAAGTTCGGCCAAGTCATTCGCGAGCAGAAACGGCTTTTCCTTCCTCCGCAAGCAGATCTTCTTAGCGATGCGGCGGCTCAAACGCTCTTCGCCATTTTGGTAGATGACGTCGGCCAGGTCTTTCTCCGATAACAGGTTCACCAGGTCGGCGGCAGTGTCTCCCTCGGTATCGTCGAACCGCAAGTCGAGCGGTCCGTCGGAGTCAAAACTGAAACCACGATTGCGATCGGCCAACTGATCGCTGGAGAGGCCCAGGTCAAGCAGCAGCCCGTCGATCTGGTCGATCTCAAGCTCCTGAAGGACGCCAGGAAGCTCGCTGAAGTTGCGCTGCGTTACTTTGATTGGCAGGCCGCGTAACGACTGCTCGGCTCTCTGGAGAGCCGCCAGGTCGCGATCACAGGCAATCACCAATCCCTCGTCACCGACGCGCTCGGCCAACTGCCGCGTATGCCCGCCGCCGCCGAGCGTTCCGTCAGCAAAGGTCTGCCCCGGCTGCGGATCGAGATAGTCGATCACCTCTTGCGGGAGGACGGAAACGTGAACAGTTGAACTCATGGCAAAAACGCAAAATCGTGCGGAAAAACAGGGCGAAACGCGAACCGTCCAGCTTACCCGATCGCCGTACAAAGGATAGTGGCTCCCTTACGGCGGGTAGCCCAGAAAGCTCCGCTTTCTGGGCCGACAAAGTCGGCAGGAGGCATCACGCCGAGATACGAAGAATCTCGGAGTTCACAACACCGTTGAAGATGGTAGCCGTCGCCGTAGAATCCAACCGCGACTTGATGCTTCCTGCGGCTGCGCCGCCCAGATAGCGGAGCTATCTGGGCTAACCATGGTCGCCTCAAAAAAGAAAAAAACCTCGCCGCAGGCGCATCCATGCGCCCGGCATCGGCGAGGTTGGCGAAGTCGGCCGCTGCACTTGCCGCTTCGCCTACAGTTCGTCGGGCCGAGAGATTCCTTCCCCCCAACATGACGAACGGACGGACGTCGAATTCGAGATCGTGTAATCACGATTCGCCTAAAGGTAAGAATCGTTACGAACCGGTCAAGTTGCGTTTTCCGCAAGGATGACCGCTAGCACAAATCGCTAGCACGCCTAAAGAATGACGCCGCTAGGCGCTACGGCCGACGAGGTTTTTTGGAGAAAATCTCAGCGGCGTTTCGGGGGCGACGCTAGCATCTCGTCCAAGGAGCGCGCCGCGCAGCGATAGATCTTCGCATGTCGATTCACCATTTTGTCGAGCGTGAAGTGCGACTCGATCCGCGCGCGATTCGCTTCGCCCAATTCGACCCGCAATTCTGGATCGGCCGCTAGCGCCGCCACGCGTTCGGCGAACCCCTCGGCATCGCCAGCGGCGGACAATTGCGTCTGCTGGAGCGGCCCCAACAGTTGTGCGACCCCTTCGACATCGGTCGCCACGACCGGTAACCGAGCCGCCATCGCCTCGATTAGCGCGTTCGGCATTCCTTCCCATCGCGACGACAGCAAGAACAGATCGGCGTCGGTCAATAATTGCGGCACGTCGGCGCGACGACCGAGAAACTGGACGCGATCAATCAGGTGCAGCTTGCGAGCCTGATCCTTCAGCGCACTCTCTTGCGGACCGGCGCCGACAATTTGTAATTCCCAGTCGTCGCTCGACAGCAGCGCGTCTCGCAATGTATCGAGCAGCCAATCAAATCCCTTTTGCGGATCCAAGCGGCCGACGGCGATCATCCGCTTGCGGCCGTCGACCTGCTTCAGTCCGACGTCTTGCGCGGTCTGCTCGTCGAACTCGGCCAAGTCGATTCCGTTGGGGGTAACCAACGATCGGACCTGCAGCACGTCGCGGGCAAACTCCTTCAGCTTGCGGCTGACGACCAGCGTCAAGTCGGCTTGCCGGGCATAATAGCTTTGCAGCCATCGTCGCCACGAACCCTGTTCGGCAACCCGCAGTCCATGGATTAACTTCGCCTGACGGCGGCGGCCCAGCGCCATACTGGTAGCGACGTTGGCGTGAAACAGAAAGCTATGCACCACATGCGGTTTGCCGGCCGAGATCATCCGCGACAAGCGGCGCACCGCCATTGGCAGGCGCCATTTCGAGTCACAATTGAGAAACGAGACGCCAATCCCTTCTTCCTCCAACTGTCGAACCAGGACATCCCGCCCCGGCGCCGGTCGCGACGCCAGCGAGATGACCGCCACGTCAAACTCGGTCCGATCGATCCGCGTCGCCAAATTGGCGAGACAGCGCTCGGCGCCGCCCACTTCCAACTCGGTAATTACGAGCGCCACTCGGATCTGCTGCTGTGGGTCAGAGAAAGTTTTTGCTGGCGTCACGGTCACTCTTCTGGCGGCCTCGGGTAGAAAAAAAGAGCGGTTGCCATCTATATTACAAAATTGCGTCGCATGCTAACCTTTCGACGCCGACGCCCTTAAAGCCCCCGCCTTATGACCAGCATCGAACAATACGACTATAAACTACCGAAAGAGTTGATTGCGCAAGAGCCGCTCGAAAAAAGAGCGGACGCCCGACTTTTGGTGGTTGATCGGAAATCGGGAGAACTCGAGCATCGCCATATTCGAGATCTCCCCGAAATTTTACTTCCTTCCGATCATCTCGTCCTGAACAACACCAAGGTGGTGCCGGCGCGGCTGGTTGGACGCCGCACGCTGACCGGCGGACGTTGGCAAGGGCTCTATCTAGAATCAGACGTCAACGGACATTGGCTCGTTCTGGCCAAGACCCGCGGCAAGATCGCTCCTGGCGAAATGGTGACGCTGGAAGATCGCGAGACGAAAGAAGACATCTCGCTGAAGCTGATCGCCAGCCTCGGCGCCGGCATGTGGGCGGTCGAGCCGCAGTCGAGCGAGTCGACGCTGGAGATTTTGGATCGCGTCGGCCGCGTTCCCCTGCCTCACTACATTCGTGAGGGGGAAATGATGCCGGACGATTGGAAACGATATCAGACGGTCTTCGCCGAACAGCCTGGCGCCGTCGCCGCGCCGACCGCCGGTTTGCACTTCACGACCGAGTTGATGAAAAAGATCTCGGCCAACGATCGGATGATCGACTACGTGACGCTGCATGTCGGCATCGGCACGTTTCGCCCGGTCTCGGTCGATCAGCTCGAAGAGCATGTGATGCACAAAGAGTGGGGCGAAATTCGCGAGTCGGCCGTCGAGCGCATTCAAGAAACCAAAGAAGCTGGCGGCCGCACCATCGCCGTCGGCACCACAGTGGCTCGCGTGTTGGAAACGGCCGCGCGGTCGGGCAAACTGCAGCCATGGCGCGGTCAGACCGATCTGTTCATTCGCCCGCCGTTCGACTTCCATGCCGTCGACGCGCTGCTGACCAACTTCCACCTACCGAAGTCCACCTTGTTGGTGCTGGTGCGAACCTTCGGGGGGAATGAGCTGATGCGAGAAGCCTACGCTGAAGCGATCCGCGAAGAGTACCGCTTCTACAGCTACGGCGACGCGATGTTGATTGTGTAAGTAAAGACCGCCGAGTCGTGACGGGCGCCGTTGCCACGTCTTCGTGGCAACGAATTTGTCTGATAACTTCGCAAATGCAGGCCCTTTGATTTCGGCGACTTCTCCCTTGGGATTGTCGTCCAACAAGTCATCGAAGCACAGTCATTGCCACGAAGACGTGGCAACGGCGCCCCACCATCGAAACCCGATCCAATCTCCCCTGGTCGAATCGGCCGGCAAAACCTCGTACAATTCTGCTAGCTGAACAGAGCACGCGTTCCCCCCGCCACGAAAGGAGTCGCCATGAGCATTGCCCAGGTCGAACATATTCTGGTCGTCCCGACCGCCGAATTCCGCAATTTGGGCTATTTCCAGGGCTTCTCTCCCGACGCGCCGCGGTATCTGGAACACCTGCTCCAGCCAGAGCTGATCAGCTTCCGTCCTCGCCCCGAGATGGAAGAGGACCCCAGCTTTAAGCAGCTCATTCCGTACGTCATTTTTGAGTACGTCGACGCCGATGGCCTGCCGTGGGTCTTCCAGTACGTCCGCGGCAAGGGACAAGGCGAAAGCCGGCTGCACAGCAAACGGAGCGTCGGCGTCGGCGGGCATATCTCCAGCGAAGACGCCGCCGAGCATCTCTCCGGCAATCCATACGAAGAGGGAATGCGGCGCGAACTGGACGAAGAAGTCGAAATCGAATGCGAACATGAAATCGAATGCGTCGGGCTGATCAACGACGATCAGAACGCGGTCGGTCAGGTTCACCTGGGCGTCGTCCATCGCTGCCGCGTTACACAGCCGGCCGTTCGGCCGCGAGAAAGCGAAATCATCGAGGCCTGCTTCATGCCGGTCGCCCAATTGATGCAAGAGCTCGATCGCTGCGAAACCTGGTCGAGCATTTGCCTTCAGGCGCTCTACGGTTAGCATAGAGCGGATCCACTTCCGCCGCCTGTGCCGAAACGTCCCGTGACCGCTCGACCGATCTATCTCGATAACCATGCCACGACGCGCGTCGACGAGCGCGTCTTCGCGGCGATGACTCCATACTTCCTGGAAGAGTACGGCAACGCCGGTAGCGTCGGCCATCTGTTTGGCGAAGCGGCGCGCGACGCCGTCGAGAAAGCCCGCGAGTCGATCGCCCGTGATGTTGGCGCCGAGGCGAATGAGATCGTCTTCACCAGCGGCGCGACCGAAAGCAACAACCTGGCGATCCGCGGCATCCTGCAGCAGCGACGACGACGCGGCGATCATGTGATCAGCATCACGACCGAACATAAAGCGGTGCTCGACCCGCTCGCCAAACTCGGCCGCAGCGGCCTTGAAGTAACGCTCCTCTCACCGCAACAGCAAGGCGCCGACAACGCCGGGCAGATCGATCCACAGCAAGTCGCCGATGCGCTGCGTGACGACACCGCCCTGGTCACGATCATGGCGGCCAACAACGAGATCGGCGTCTATCACCCGATTGCGGAGATCGGCCGCCTCTGCCAAGAACGCGGCGTGCCGTTTCATTGCGACGCCACCCAGGCAGTCGGCAAGACGCCGCTCGATTTTCATGCCCTCGGCATCGACCTGGCCAGTTTCACCGCGCACAAGATGTACGGCCCCAAAGGTTGCGGCGGCCTGTACGTACGCAAGCGGGGCAAGCGGATTCGGCTCGAACCCCAAATCGACGGCGGCGGGCAGGAAAAAGGAGCTCGCAGCGGCACCCTAAATGTCCCCGGAATCATCGGTCTGGCGACCGCCCTGCAGCTCTGTCTGGACGAAGCGGCGACCGAAATGCCGCGGCAGGCCGAGCTGCGCGATCAACTGCTGGCCGGGCTCCAGGCAGCGATCGACGGGGTAACGCTGAATGGGCCGATTTGCTCTTCCGAGTTGCGATTGCCGGGCAATTTGAACGTTTCGTTCGCCGGCGTCGACGGCGAGGCGCTGATGATGAACGTTCGCGAAATCGCCGTATCTTCTGGCAGCGCCTGCACTTCGGCGAATCCAGAGCCAAGCCACGTGCTGCAATCGATCGGTTTGTCGGAGGACGCCACGCGCAGTAGCCTGCGATTTGGACTTGGCCGATTCAATACGGCGGAGCATATTGAGTTTGCCGTGGAGCATGTCGCGGCGGCGGTGATCCGGCTGCGAAAGCTGGTCAAACCAGCCTGATTTGCCGTAAAACGGGCCTCAGGCGGCGGGAAAGCGGTTGGCTGGACTTTCCTTTTGCCCGGGCTTCGTATAATTTAGACATCACAATATGTGAAAAGTCTTTTCCCCAAAACAGTTTGAGGAGCGTATACACGATGGCGGTTGAAGTTACCGAAACTGCGGCAGAAGAAGTTCGTCGTATCATCAGCGATGGCAAGCATGACCCTGACACCATGCTGCGTTTGGGCATCTCCGGCGGCGGTTGCAGCGGATTTTCGTATAGCATCACGCTGTCGCAAGATTTCGACGAAGAAAAAGACAGCAAGTACGAATTCCACGGCCTGCCGGTCGTCGTCGACAAGAAGAGCCTCCTGTACTTGGACGGCACCACGGTCGACTTCTACAAAGGCCTGGATCGTCACGGGTTCACCTTCAACAACCCGAACGCCGTAAAGACCTGTGGCTGCGGCAGTTCGTTCCAGGCGTAGTTCGCTTGGCGAAAGCCTCAAAACACAAGAAAAGCCGCGACGGAATCGTCGCGGCTTTTTTTATTGAGTCGCTTTGAAACCGTTCTATTGCTGTAGCAGGCTCAGCACGTTTTGCGGATTCTGGTTGGCGATCCCCAATACCGAGGTGCCCGATTGAACAAGAATCTGGGCTCGCGTCAATCGCGCCGATTCGACCGCGAAGTCGGCGTCCCGGATCGAGCTTTCCGCTTCGGTCAGGTTCGCCAGGGTATCGTTCAGCGAGAAGATGTTCGAGTCGAGCGTCGTCTTCTGAAAGGCGCCCAGTCGACCACGCAGCGACGTCACGACATTGATGACTTCGTCAACGACTCTGGCAGCGCCGCCGATGTCCTGGGTAAGACTCTTGACGCCGCCTGATCGCAGCTCAAACAAACGACCGCTGACGCCGC
The genomic region above belongs to Blastopirellula retiformator and contains:
- a CDS encoding cysteine desulfurase family protein encodes the protein MTARPIYLDNHATTRVDERVFAAMTPYFLEEYGNAGSVGHLFGEAARDAVEKARESIARDVGAEANEIVFTSGATESNNLAIRGILQQRRRRGDHVISITTEHKAVLDPLAKLGRSGLEVTLLSPQQQGADNAGQIDPQQVADALRDDTALVTIMAANNEIGVYHPIAEIGRLCQERGVPFHCDATQAVGKTPLDFHALGIDLASFTAHKMYGPKGCGGLYVRKRGKRIRLEPQIDGGGQEKGARSGTLNVPGIIGLATALQLCLDEAATEMPRQAELRDQLLAGLQAAIDGVTLNGPICSSELRLPGNLNVSFAGVDGEALMMNVREIAVSSGSACTSANPEPSHVLQSIGLSEDATRSSLRFGLGRFNTAEHIEFAVEHVAAAVIRLRKLVKPA
- a CDS encoding NUDIX domain-containing protein, which codes for MSIAQVEHILVVPTAEFRNLGYFQGFSPDAPRYLEHLLQPELISFRPRPEMEEDPSFKQLIPYVIFEYVDADGLPWVFQYVRGKGQGESRLHSKRSVGVGGHISSEDAAEHLSGNPYEEGMRRELDEEVEIECEHEIECVGLINDDQNAVGQVHLGVVHRCRVTQPAVRPRESEIIEACFMPVAQLMQELDRCETWSSICLQALYG
- a CDS encoding HesB/IscA family protein; translated protein: MAVEVTETAAEEVRRIISDGKHDPDTMLRLGISGGGCSGFSYSITLSQDFDEEKDSKYEFHGLPVVVDKKSLLYLDGTTVDFYKGLDRHGFTFNNPNAVKTCGCGSSFQA
- the queA gene encoding tRNA preQ1(34) S-adenosylmethionine ribosyltransferase-isomerase QueA, translated to MTSIEQYDYKLPKELIAQEPLEKRADARLLVVDRKSGELEHRHIRDLPEILLPSDHLVLNNTKVVPARLVGRRTLTGGRWQGLYLESDVNGHWLVLAKTRGKIAPGEMVTLEDRETKEDISLKLIASLGAGMWAVEPQSSESTLEILDRVGRVPLPHYIREGEMMPDDWKRYQTVFAEQPGAVAAPTAGLHFTTELMKKISANDRMIDYVTLHVGIGTFRPVSVDQLEEHVMHKEWGEIRESAVERIQETKEAGGRTIAVGTTVARVLETAARSGKLQPWRGQTDLFIRPPFDFHAVDALLTNFHLPKSTLLVLVRTFGGNELMREAYAEAIREEYRFYSYGDAMLIV
- a CDS encoding LysM peptidoglycan-binding domain-containing protein translates to MRKEARIGFAIVGCLAAILLYAAVKRMWLLAQVARDHGPAPTIPADQVPGKPSLVPTITIPAQPTATYVYQEPSEASAEATQPTASPASRFAIPMDADQVAANPAEKTAKPVAEIDDTPIEAAPPLSKFASRFSAPPQETPAPSEPTVEKSAEPLASLAADSMAALKSRFSTNSDPAPAAAEEKSNDNNAVPIMSSAGSLLGSLASRLASSMTGSKAAQSAATESLAPAVSLGEPSTYSPPPTAVAEAPAAETSPQASLRFVGEKPTEPKPAAPPVAAVIKPAPLVEAQPLPSRPVVTAAPREIASAAPAWKTGERKLEPVQTPVATATKPKPQPRLNRAFASTAASATLPAKQYVPAQNASTTKVAAPVADNTPHRLPPTIEVANDVEQGVTKQADPAWVQQMIESGSFIPGQRLVPTQTPQPLANPPQPPATTYIVQPGDDLAVIARRMLGDASRWGELFRLNRDVIGDYPDQMKPGITLRLPQ
- a CDS encoding glycosyltransferase encodes the protein MALVITELEVGGAERCLANLATRIDRTEFDVAVISLASRPAPGRDVLVRQLEEEGIGVSFLNCDSKWRLPMAVRRLSRMISAGKPHVVHSFLFHANVATSMALGRRRQAKLIHGLRVAEQGSWRRWLQSYYARQADLTLVVSRKLKEFARDVLQVRSLVTPNGIDLAEFDEQTAQDVGLKQVDGRKRMIAVGRLDPQKGFDWLLDTLRDALLSSDDWELQIVGAGPQESALKDQARKLHLIDRVQFLGRRADVPQLLTDADLFLLSSRWEGMPNALIEAMAARLPVVATDVEGVAQLLGPLQQTQLSAAGDAEGFAERVAALAADPELRVELGEANRARIESHFTLDKMVNRHAKIYRCAARSLDEMLASPPKRR
- the rsmH gene encoding 16S rRNA (cytosine(1402)-N(4))-methyltransferase RsmH, producing MSSTVHVSVLPQEVIDYLDPQPGQTFADGTLGGGGHTRQLAERVGDEGLVIACDRDLAALQRAEQSLRGLPIKVTQRNFSELPGVLQELEIDQIDGLLLDLGLSSDQLADRNRGFSFDSDGPLDLRFDDTEGDTAADLVNLLSEKDLADVIYQNGEERLSRRIAKKICLRRKEKPFLLANDLAELCASCYPARGARERIHPATRTFQALRIAVNRELSSLESILQTAPDFIRLGGKIAIISFHSLEDRRVKEAFREDPRLEPVTKKPIIPTEEEILRNPRSRSAKLRVARRV